In Terriglobales bacterium, a single window of DNA contains:
- a CDS encoding OmpA family protein codes for MKSRAPLFTFVLTLAAAMLLIAGCAKKPVAAKVEPPPPPPPQPTVTLSVSPQEIKKGESAKLTWESKDATDVTIESLGSLDLNGSISVNPADSTTYRLVAKGPGGTSDATARLTVSVPPPPVAVTVQPSLRELFERNVKDAFFAYDSYEIDNETSQLIASNTNFLQEHPEVAFQVVGHCDERGSEEYNLALGASRAEAVKQALVKQGVSGNRITTNSVGKEQPFCTDSNEECWHSNRRGHFVLP; via the coding sequence ATGAAGTCTCGCGCACCATTATTTACATTTGTTCTCACTCTCGCAGCGGCAATGCTTCTCATCGCCGGCTGCGCCAAGAAGCCCGTGGCGGCAAAGGTTGAGCCGCCTCCGCCACCGCCGCCGCAGCCAACGGTTACTCTCAGCGTGTCTCCGCAGGAGATCAAAAAGGGAGAGTCGGCAAAGCTTACGTGGGAATCCAAGGATGCCACCGACGTCACGATCGAGTCGCTTGGATCGCTGGATTTGAACGGTTCGATTAGCGTCAATCCAGCGGACTCGACCACGTATCGCCTCGTTGCCAAGGGTCCCGGTGGAACTTCCGATGCCACTGCGCGGCTCACCGTCAGCGTACCGCCTCCTCCGGTAGCAGTGACCGTGCAACCTAGCTTGCGTGAGCTTTTCGAACGCAATGTCAAAGATGCGTTCTTCGCTTACGATTCCTACGAAATCGATAACGAAACCTCACAACTGATTGCATCAAATACCAACTTCCTTCAGGAACATCCGGAGGTGGCGTTCCAGGTTGTGGGCCATTGCGATGAGCGCGGATCGGAAGAGTACAACCTGGCTTTAGGCGCGAGCCGCGCTGAGGCCGTAAAGCAGGCGCTGGTGAAGCAGGGCGTCTCCGGCAATCGCATCACGACCAACAGCGTGGGTAAAGAGCAGCCGTTCTGCACGGACTCGAACGAAGAGTGCTGGCATTCGAACCGCCGCGGACATTTCGTGCTTCCCTAA
- a CDS encoding YtxH domain-containing protein, whose translation MKGFLIGLGIGVGLGVLFAPLSGEETRNNLAERASDLQDSARELVDQGKERVRSGISAVRNQTQNVVGRAQQATGTEGGV comes from the coding sequence ATGAAAGGTTTTCTCATTGGACTTGGAATTGGTGTTGGCCTGGGTGTGCTATTTGCGCCCCTGAGCGGCGAAGAAACGCGGAACAATTTGGCGGAGCGCGCGAGCGATCTGCAGGATAGCGCTCGCGAATTGGTAGATCAGGGCAAGGAGCGCGTGCGCTCAGGCATCAGCGCAGTTCGCAACCAGACACAAAATGTGGTTGGACGCGCGCAGCAAGCGACTGGAACTGAAGGTGGCGTGTAG
- a CDS encoding LysR family transcriptional regulator: MEVHQLRYFCAVAESGNFTRAAEAARVAQPSLSQQIHKLEDELGAKLFDRLPRSARLTQFGKAFLPKAQAILRQIGEARVEIREMASVESGEVVLGAIPTVAPYLLPPMLSSFGRQHPSVSVSIVEEITPTLLERLHEGTIDLALLALPVSGGELIVSELMQESLFAVLPKEHPLARRRSLRLDDLREEPFLLLKEGHCFRENALQACRQSRINPKVVFESGQFATILAMVSAGMGVSVVPQMAVSDMPGCRFVKIGDKHSQRRIGVVRLKYRYPTRAQTALLGHLRKDALAKAS; encoded by the coding sequence ATGGAAGTTCATCAGCTCCGCTATTTTTGCGCTGTCGCCGAATCCGGTAACTTTACTCGTGCCGCTGAGGCCGCGCGGGTAGCACAGCCGTCGCTCTCGCAGCAGATCCATAAACTCGAAGATGAGCTGGGAGCAAAACTCTTTGACCGCCTGCCGCGCTCCGCGCGCTTAACCCAATTTGGGAAGGCGTTTCTTCCCAAAGCCCAGGCGATCTTGCGGCAGATCGGCGAAGCGCGCGTCGAGATTCGCGAGATGGCCAGCGTTGAGAGCGGAGAAGTAGTGCTGGGAGCGATTCCCACGGTCGCTCCTTATCTGCTGCCCCCCATGTTGAGCAGCTTCGGACGCCAGCATCCCAGCGTGTCGGTGAGCATAGTAGAAGAGATCACACCAACGCTGCTCGAGCGATTGCATGAAGGAACCATCGACTTGGCGCTCTTGGCGCTGCCGGTGTCAGGCGGTGAACTGATCGTAAGCGAGCTAATGCAGGAATCGCTGTTTGCGGTGTTGCCGAAGGAGCATCCATTGGCGAGGCGTCGCTCACTCAGGCTCGATGACTTACGCGAAGAACCATTTCTCTTGCTGAAGGAAGGTCATTGCTTTCGCGAGAATGCTCTGCAGGCGTGCCGCCAGTCGCGGATCAATCCCAAAGTGGTCTTTGAGAGTGGGCAGTTCGCAACGATTCTCGCGATGGTGTCAGCGGGAATGGGAGTCTCGGTGGTGCCGCAAATGGCGGTCAGTGATATGCCTGGTTGCCGGTTCGTGAAGATCGGGGACAAGCATAGTCAACGGCGAATTGGTGTCGTGCGCCTGAAATATCGCTATCCGACCAGGGCACAAACGGCACTGCTTGGGCACTTGAGAAAAGACGCGCTGGCCAAGGCCAGTTAA